Proteins from a single region of Candidatus Buchananbacteria bacterium CG10_big_fil_rev_8_21_14_0_10_42_9:
- the ruvA gene encoding Holliday junction branch migration protein RuvA: MISYLSGQVKYIHPPTKKDNFFILDVNSVGYHIWTIPDVVQNLTLGEPTEIFTHHHIAETSSDLYGFFSYAEVELYKLLISISGIGPKKALTVLEQASMTDIEQAVVNEEPEILIKGAGLSKAVAEKIVLELQGKISAIPHSKSTKGAGTDLEALEALITLGYTPHQARQALAQVATDTNASQDKVKAALKILGQQ, encoded by the coding sequence ATGATTAGCTATTTATCCGGCCAAGTTAAATACATTCACCCGCCAACCAAAAAAGATAATTTTTTTATCTTGGACGTTAACAGCGTGGGCTATCACATCTGGACAATTCCTGATGTGGTTCAAAATTTAACTTTAGGCGAACCAACTGAAATTTTTACTCATCACCATATTGCTGAAACAAGTTCTGATTTATACGGCTTTTTTAGTTATGCCGAAGTTGAACTGTATAAACTTTTAATCAGCATATCTGGCATTGGACCAAAAAAGGCGCTAACCGTCTTAGAGCAAGCATCGATGACAGACATCGAACAAGCTGTCGTAAACGAAGAGCCAGAAATACTAATTAAAGGCGCCGGGTTATCCAAGGCCGTAGCGGAAAAAATTGTGCTAGAACTTCAAGGTAAAATTTCCGCTATTCCACACTCTAAATCAACCAAAGGTGCGGGCACTGATTTGGAAGCGCTAGAAGCTTTAATTACTCTTGGCTATACGCCGCACCAAGCTAGGCAAGCGCTGGCCCAAGTCGCTACTGATACCAATGCGAGCCAAGATAAGGTTAAAGCGGCGCTTAAAATTTTAGGCCAACAGTAA